GCGTATATTTCGTTAAAATCGCGGTAATGACAATGGGGATCAGCAGGTAAAAAGTAATGAGATCCCTGCTCACAAGGCACCCAAAGACAGCAGAAATAAACAGTGAAAAGAAATATAAACGCATCAGCCCCTGCTTATTCAGCCAGGTGATCAGCGATCGGATCCCTTCTTTTTTATCAGATTCCAGGTCGCGGTGATCAAAGAGGATACATAATGCATAGATGATAAAGAACCGGTGCACAATGTAATACACTGCCTGCGCAGTAAAGTGTGCGCCACTGAGTAAGATGGGCAGTACATTCGTGACGTATACCCATACTGCAGAGAGAAAGATCGTTTTACCGATAGCAATTTTGCGCAACCAGGTGAAAGGAGGAATGGGTATTTTGGGGGCTGAATAAAGAAAGGTCAAAAACGCTGCACCACTCAGTTCCAGCCACCAGGCTTTCAGATCCAGGAAGTAAATGGCCGCACCAATGCCACCTATTATAGTAAAGACCAGTTGCAGGTTCCTGTGCCTGACGCCCCATTGCAATCGCGGTGAACCGGAGTATGCAGCCGGTGTAAGGTACCAGTGAAAATTATAACTGCAGACGGTCGAGAAAAAAGCGAATTTATAATAGTCGAAATTGACCGCTTGTAAATTCAACAAGGTGTTCGTTTGCCATATTAATAATACGGCACAGAGCGAGACGTAGACCGACGAGAACAATAAGAAATTTGTGAATGCCCTGAACATAGTGGGATGCAATTTAAGGCAATAGTTTGCTTTTGCCTACACCAAAAGCAAACTATTGCCGGGGCTGGGCCTGCGGGGGGCTTAATAAATTACAGGGGAATATTTCCATGTTTTTTC
This window of the Chitinophaga sancti genome carries:
- a CDS encoding UbiA family prenyltransferase, which codes for MFRAFTNFLLFSSVYVSLCAVLLIWQTNTLLNLQAVNFDYYKFAFFSTVCSYNFHWYLTPAAYSGSPRLQWGVRHRNLQLVFTIIGGIGAAIYFLDLKAWWLELSGAAFLTFLYSAPKIPIPPFTWLRKIAIGKTIFLSAVWVYVTNVLPILLSGAHFTAQAVYYIVHRFFIIYALCILFDHRDLESDKKEGIRSLITWLNKQGLMRLYFFSLFISAVFGCLVSRDLITFYLLIPIVITAILTKYTLHTKSDYYYYFVLDGLVMLSALLHYIAVVA